From Musa acuminata AAA Group cultivar baxijiao chromosome BXJ3-8, Cavendish_Baxijiao_AAA, whole genome shotgun sequence, one genomic window encodes:
- the LOC135584712 gene encoding uncharacterized protein LOC135584712 isoform X2 has translation MDSRLNFLLLVLVISFVSTNARSLVTLDDFVVQMDNKVQNESNIGRNEQFCTLCEEYTSQVINYLGENETQAHIISTLHKACSQMHFLKQQCISLVDHYAPLFFLELSTITPEQLCEKANLCGETVLVNLPKSSDFCTLCHNIVKEILTKLEDPDTQLEVIKMLMKGCEEVGSYVQQCKKLVLQYVPPILINAEKFLETTDVCTAIYACKNSEDHITSTLADM, from the exons ATGGATTCAAGACTAAACTTTTTACTACTTGTGCTGGTAATCAGCTTTGTCTCTACAAATGCCAGGAGTTTGGTCACCTTAGATGACTTTG TTGTGCAGATGGATAACAAGGTACAGAATGAAAGTAACATTGGCAGGAATGAACAATTTTGCACACTGTGTGAAGAGTATACTTCCCAGGTTATAAACTATCTTGGTGAAAATGAGACTCAAGCACATATTATTAGTACACTTCACAAAGCATGTTCCCAAATGCATTTTCTCAAACAACAG TGTATTTCGTTGGTTGATCACTATGCGCCATTGTTTTTCTTGGAACTTTCCACAATAACACCAGAGCAGTTATGTGAAAAAGCGAATCTGTGTGGGGAGACTGTGCTGGTGAATCTGCCAAAGAGTTCTGATTTCTGCACCCTTTGCCATAATATTGTCAAGGAGATTCTTACCAAACTAGAAGATCCTGATACTCAG CTCGAGGTGATCAAGATGCTAATGAAGGGCTGCGAGGAAGTTGGGAGTTATGTTCAACAG TGCAAGAAACTGGTATTGCAATATGTCCCACCAATCCTGATCAATGCCGAGAAATTTCTTGAGACAACTGATGTCTGCACTGCCATCTATGCATGCAAGAACAGTGAAGATCACATCACATCCACACTTGCTGATATGTGA
- the LOC135584712 gene encoding uncharacterized protein LOC135584712 isoform X1, translating to MEQVTMDSRLNFLLLVLVISFVSTNARSLVTLDDFVVQMDNKVQNESNIGRNEQFCTLCEEYTSQVINYLGENETQAHIISTLHKACSQMHFLKQQCISLVDHYAPLFFLELSTITPEQLCEKANLCGETVLVNLPKSSDFCTLCHNIVKEILTKLEDPDTQLEVIKMLMKGCEEVGSYVQQCKKLVLQYVPPILINAEKFLETTDVCTAIYACKNSEDHITSTLADM from the exons ATGGAACAGGTAACTATGGATTCAAGACTAAACTTTTTACTACTTGTGCTGGTAATCAGCTTTGTCTCTACAAATGCCAGGAGTTTGGTCACCTTAGATGACTTTG TTGTGCAGATGGATAACAAGGTACAGAATGAAAGTAACATTGGCAGGAATGAACAATTTTGCACACTGTGTGAAGAGTATACTTCCCAGGTTATAAACTATCTTGGTGAAAATGAGACTCAAGCACATATTATTAGTACACTTCACAAAGCATGTTCCCAAATGCATTTTCTCAAACAACAG TGTATTTCGTTGGTTGATCACTATGCGCCATTGTTTTTCTTGGAACTTTCCACAATAACACCAGAGCAGTTATGTGAAAAAGCGAATCTGTGTGGGGAGACTGTGCTGGTGAATCTGCCAAAGAGTTCTGATTTCTGCACCCTTTGCCATAATATTGTCAAGGAGATTCTTACCAAACTAGAAGATCCTGATACTCAG CTCGAGGTGATCAAGATGCTAATGAAGGGCTGCGAGGAAGTTGGGAGTTATGTTCAACAG TGCAAGAAACTGGTATTGCAATATGTCCCACCAATCCTGATCAATGCCGAGAAATTTCTTGAGACAACTGATGTCTGCACTGCCATCTATGCATGCAAGAACAGTGAAGATCACATCACATCCACACTTGCTGATATGTGA